TCCCTAAGAAAACTTCCACATTATGGATATTAGCTAAAACCGCTTGCTCCGCTAAGAAAGCGACTTTACCAGCTTCATCTAAATAAGCAGGTACTTCCGCTGCATGATGCAAGCCATAACTGTTAAAGCCGACTAATACCGCCGCTAAGCCCACAAAACTATGCAAAATTGCGACCAATTCAGGCATTTCAGTCATTTCAACTTTTAAGGCTTGACGAATACCAATCCCTGCCCCAATCGCCATTGATAATAAGATCCAAAATTGCCCTTTTACCGCAGGACCAAAAATGGTAGCAACTAAAGCGATCGCCATACCCACGATACCATACCAACAACCCGCTTTGGCTGTTTCGTGCTTAGAAAGCCCTGCTAAACTCATAATAAAAAGCAGTGCCGCAACAATATAAGCTGCTTGAACTAAACCTTCAGACATTGCTTTCCTCCTTAACCTTTTCTAAACATAGAAAGCATACGTTGGGTAACTTTAAAGCCCCCAAAGATATTAATACTGGCGACTAAAATCGCAATAAAGGCAAGTAAACTGATAAAGAAACTGCCCTGCCCAATTTGTAATAATGCACCGACAATAATAATGCCAGAAATCGCATTAGTTACCGCCATTAATGGGGTATGTAACGCATGGCTTACATTCCATACCACATAATATCCCACCACACAGGCTAAAACAAAGACGGTAAAATGAGAAAGGAAAGAGGTTGGAGTAACAGAGGCTACCCATAAATATAACAAGGCAACAACTGCCATAATGCCATATTTCACTTTAGGATCTGTTGGTTTTTCTTCTGCTTTAACTGCCTCTACCGCTGGTTTCGCTTTAGGTTGAGCAGAAACTTGAATTGGAGGGGCTGGCCAAGTCACTTCACCATTTTTAATGACAGTAACCCCACGAAGTACTACATCATCAAAATCAATATTGATATTGCCATCTTTTTCTTTACATAATAATTTAAGTAAATTCACTAAGTTAGTGCCGTAAAGTTGTGATGACTGGGTTGGTAAACGGCTTGGTAAATCGGTATAACCAATAATTTTTACCTGATTTTCAGTGGTAACCACTTCGCCCGCTTTTGATAACTCACAGTTACCGCCAGTGGCTGCTGCTAAATCCACAATCACCGATCCAGGCTTCATTGAGTCAACCATTTCTTTGGTAATTAAACGTGGTGCTGGTTTGCCCGGAATTAATGCGGTGGTAATAATAATATCCACTTCTTTCGCTTGTTCCGCATATAATTCTAAAGCTCGGCGGTTAAATTCTTCAGACATCACTTTGGCATAACCATCGCCTGAGCCACCTTCTTCTTTAAAATCAATCTCAAGGAAACTCGCCCCCATAGATTCCACTTGTTCTTTTACTTCTGGACGGGAATCAAACGCACGAACGATAGCACCTAAACTATTCGCTGCACCAATAGCAGCAAGACCAGCTACCCCAGCACCAATAACTAACACTTTCGCTGGCGGCACTTTACCTGCCGCAGTAATCTGCCCAGTAAAAAAGCTACCAAATTCATGTGCCGCTTCAACCACCGCACGATAACCTGCAATATTTGCCATTGAGCTTAACGCATCAAGGGATTGTGCTCTTGAGATTCGCGGTACCGCGTCCATAGCTAATACATTAATATTTTTGGCTGACAATTTTTCCATTAACTGTGGATTTTGTGCTGGCCAAATAAAACTGACTAAGGTCGCTCCGTCCTTAATCAATTCCACTTCCTGATCAGTAGGTGCATTAACTTTAAAAATAATATCTGCTTGCCATACATCTTGTGCTGAACCAATTTTAGCGCCTGCCTCAACAAAAGCCTGATCTTCAAAACTTGCTTTAAAACCTGCGTCGTGTTCAACAATCACATCAAAACCAAGTTTTAAGATCTGCTGTACAGTTTTCGGCGTTGCCGCTACACGACATTCATTGTCAAGCAGTTCTCTAGGTACACCAATTAGCATAATTATTTATTCCTTATAATTGGTTAATCAATAACTTAGGAAAACTTCCCGCCCATAATCAAATTATAGTCGTTTTAATTTGAAATAAGACAAAACGGCACACCGCAAACAGTACAAAGCATATCGCAAGGCGAGCAACGCCGTATTATTTTAAAATGGAACGACTATAAATAAGCGAATATCAACATTCGCGATTATTAAACCATAGTTAAATTCAATTCCTTTCTCCACAAGAAAACTAAATGATTTTAACTATCAGCTCAATTTACCACTAAACTTAGCCAAATAACAAAGACTTTTTTCAATTAATTTGACAGCTTACAACAATTAGTTTTATTCGGACAAATTTACCGCTAAAATGCCCCTTTCAATAAAGCGTATTCACACTAATTTAGGACTATTATTATGCAATTTCCTCCTTTACAACCAGCCAAACTAATTCGCCGTTATAAACGCTTTATGGCAGATATTGAATTAGCTAATGGCGAAACGACTACTATTCACTGTGCAAATACAGGCACAATGTTAGGCTGTGGCAGTGCTGGCGATACTATTTGGTATTCTGATTCCAAAAGCCTTACTCGCAAATACCCTTTTTCTTGGGAACTCACTCAACTTAACCAACAACAATTTGTTTGTATTAATACTCATCGTTCTAATCAACTTACCTTAGAAGCATTACAAAACAAACAAATTAGCCAACTGGCGGAATATGACGAGATTTACCCTGAAGTCAAATATGGCAAAGAAAATAGCCGTATTGATTTCTTACTAAAAGGAGAAGGATTGGTAGATTGCTATGTGGAAGTCAAATCAGTTACCTTAGTCCGCAATGGACTTGGGCAATTTCCTGATGCGGTAACAACAAGAGGACAAAAACACTTACGTGAACTTATGGAAATCAAACAACAAGGTAAAAGAGCGGTAATTTTTTTCGCAGGATTACACAATGGTTTTGATCGTTTTCGTGTCGCTGAAGATATTGATCCTGAATATAACCAGTTATTGCAACAAGCTGTCAAACTTGGGGTTGAAGTTTATTGCTATGCTGGTGAATTTGAATTCCAACAACAAATTCCTTGTGGATTAAAACTAAGCCATAATGTTCCTGTGATAATCTAGCACACGTTTGTAAACATTTGTAAATAATATTGCTTAAATTAATGATAATAATTATCATTAACACATAACAACAAACATAAATAGATAATCACTCCAACATTTCAGCACCTCTTCCCCCACAACAGAGGTGCTTTTTTTATGTCATTATGATAGCCATTCCAATTTATAGTCATTCCACTTTAAAATGAGACAGGGAATACCAATGCCGTATGATTTTAAAGTGAAAGAACAATAACAGTTTTTTCCTTAAACTGCATCAATCTTTTACTAATAAAATGATTTGTGATCTAATTCTCATTTTTTATTAAAACTCTCACTTCTTGCGCAATTTTTCCACTTAATTATTTGCAAATAATAACTATTTCTATTATTGTTATTTCCCTGTTATCAAAATGTAGATTACAATGATTATCCCCCTCACAGAATTGCACTAAGGCTAATCTTAGGGAATGAAACATTGATTTATCCTACATTGTTTTATTCATTATCTTAGATAAGAGGTTCATATAATGATTATTTCATCAGCCAATGATTATCGTAAAGCAGCACGTCGCCGTGTTCCTCCATTTATGTTTCATTATGCAGACGGTGGCTCTTATGCAGAACAAACACTACAACGTAATGTCAGCGATCTTGCCAATATTGCATTACGTCAACGTGTACTAAAAGATATGTCGGAGCTTAATACCGAAATAGAATTATTTGGCGAAAAATTATCTATGCCTGTTGCCCTTGCCCCAGTGGGTGCTTTAGGTATGTATGCCAGACGTGGCGAAGTACAAGCCGCAAAAGCAGCGGATAATAAAGGTGTACCTTTTACCCTTTCTACGGTATCCATTTGCCCTATTGAAGAAGTCGCACCTGTAATTAAGCGTCCAATGTGGTTTCAATTATATGTTTTGCGTGATCGTGGCTTTATGAAAGATGCGTTGCAACGGGCAAAAGCGGCAGGTTGTTCTACCCTTGTTTTTACCGTTGATATGCCTACACCCGGGGCGAGATACCGTGATATGCACTCTGGTATGAGCGGTCCTTATAAAGAAATTCGCCGCATATTACAAGCCACTTTTCACCCATTCTGGGCTTGGGACGTAGGTATAAAAGGCAAACCACATACCCTTGGTAATGTATCTCATTATATGGGAAAACAAATTGGTTTAGACGATTATATCGGTTGGCTCACACAAAACTTCGATCCTTCTATTTCATGGAAAGATTTGGAATGGATTCGTGAGTTTTGGGACGGTCCAATGGTAATTAAAGGTATTCTTGATCCTGATGATGCCAAAGATGCAGTGCGTTTTGGGGCTGATGGTATTGTGGTGTCTAACCATGGTGGTCGCCAATTAGACGGCGTGTTATCTAGTGCGAGAGCCTTACCTGCCATTGCTGATGCAGTAAAAGGCGATATTAAAATCCTTGCAGATTCGGGTATTCGTAATGGGCTTGATGTGGTGCGTATGATCGCTTTAGGCGCTGATGCTTGCTTATTAGGTCGTGCTTTTGTTTATGCCTTAGGGGCTGCAGGGCAAGCTGGGGTAGAAAATATGTTTGATATTTTCCATAAAGAAATGAAAGTCGCGATGACCTTAACCAGTAATCAAAAAATCAGTGATATTACCGCTGACGCTTTAGTTGATCTAAAATCACTTTAATATACAAACTCGGCATAGGTTTTTTCCTATGCCTTGCTTACACCAAACCCTCAAATAACCTTAATTATTCCATAACAACGAGCAAGCAATACTCCACATAATTATCCCAATCAATATATCTAATATCTTCCAAGATTTCGGATTGGCAAACAAAGGACGTAGCAATTTAGCCCCATAACCTAAGCTAAAAAAGAATACAAATGAAGCGAACATCGCCCCCAGAGCAAAGGAATACTTTTCGGAAAATTGCGTAGAAATTGCCCCAATTAAAATGACCGTATCTAAATAAACGTGTGGATTAAGCCAAGTAAATGCCAAACAAACTAAAACAATTTTTACTAACTGTTGCTGTTCTTGTCCCTGTGCTTGTAAGCTATTATGTTGTTTAATGGCAGAATGAAAACTTTTTAATCCATAAACAAAGAGAAAGAATGCCCCAAAATAACGGGCTATTTCCACAATCAACGGATATTGTTGGATTATCTCACCAAAACCAAATACCCCTAATGAAATCAATAAAGCATCAGATAAGGCACAAATGGAACAAACTGTAAAAACATATTGACGTTTTATGCCCTGCTTTAGCACAAAGGCATTTTGTGCCCCTATAGCAAGAATTAAAGACAGTCCTAACGCAAAACCAGAGAAAAAAGCCGTTAAAGCCATAACGCTCCTTGCATAAATAAAAAACAACAATCGTTGAGATTTTACATAATATTAACAAAAAGAAATAGGTTGGTTATAAAAAATTCTGCCAAAATAGACCGCACTTCATAATATAGTCATTCCACTTTAAAAACATAAAAAAAATCTGCCCCCAAAGAGCAGATTTCCTATCAATTTGTTACTAATTACTTAGCATTTTCTAATTCGGCTTCTTGTTCCTTATCTAAAGGTTTAAGGAATTTAAAGAATGCAAAAGTAACGATAACCGTAGTTGCAAAAGCGACCCACACAGAAACATCGTAGCTTAAATGTAAACCGATAGGGGCATAAGCAATATAAGTAGCACAAACCATCGTCATAAACATCGCTGGTATACTACATACCCAATGGAATTTTTGATAACGATATAAATAAGCGGCTGCTGTCCACATCATAATCATTGCAGTAGTTTGGTTCGCCCAACCGAAATAACGCCATAATACTTGGAAGTCCACACGAGAAATAATAAAGCCAAGTACAAATAGAGGAATAGCAATCATTAAACGTTTAGAGAAAGTACGTTGCTCTAATTTAAAGAAATCCGCAATTAATAGACGCGCCGCTCGGAATGCGGTATCTCCAGAGGTAATTGGCAATACCACCACCCCTAATACTGCAAGAATACCACCAAATAATCCTAACATACCAATGGCTGAATCATATACCACTTTAGCTGGTGTACCTACATTAATCGCTTCATTGATAGCCTCTGGACTTTCATAGAAACTTAAGCCAACCATACACCAAATTAAAGCG
Above is a window of Volucribacter amazonae DNA encoding:
- a CDS encoding LysE/ArgO family amino acid transporter, which codes for MALTAFFSGFALGLSLILAIGAQNAFVLKQGIKRQYVFTVCSICALSDALLISLGVFGFGEIIQQYPLIVEIARYFGAFFLFVYGLKSFHSAIKQHNSLQAQGQEQQQLVKIVLVCLAFTWLNPHVYLDTVILIGAISTQFSEKYSFALGAMFASFVFFFSLGYGAKLLRPLFANPKSWKILDILIGIIMWSIACSLLWNN
- the sfsA gene encoding DNA/RNA nuclease SfsA encodes the protein MQFPPLQPAKLIRRYKRFMADIELANGETTTIHCANTGTMLGCGSAGDTIWYSDSKSLTRKYPFSWELTQLNQQQFVCINTHRSNQLTLEALQNKQISQLAEYDEIYPEVKYGKENSRIDFLLKGEGLVDCYVEVKSVTLVRNGLGQFPDAVTTRGQKHLRELMEIKQQGKRAVIFFAGLHNGFDRFRVAEDIDPEYNQLLQQAVKLGVEVYCYAGEFEFQQQIPCGLKLSHNVPVII
- the pntA gene encoding Re/Si-specific NAD(P)(+) transhydrogenase subunit alpha, with amino-acid sequence MLIGVPRELLDNECRVAATPKTVQQILKLGFDVIVEHDAGFKASFEDQAFVEAGAKIGSAQDVWQADIIFKVNAPTDQEVELIKDGATLVSFIWPAQNPQLMEKLSAKNINVLAMDAVPRISRAQSLDALSSMANIAGYRAVVEAAHEFGSFFTGQITAAGKVPPAKVLVIGAGVAGLAAIGAANSLGAIVRAFDSRPEVKEQVESMGASFLEIDFKEEGGSGDGYAKVMSEEFNRRALELYAEQAKEVDIIITTALIPGKPAPRLITKEMVDSMKPGSVIVDLAAATGGNCELSKAGEVVTTENQVKIIGYTDLPSRLPTQSSQLYGTNLVNLLKLLCKEKDGNINIDFDDVVLRGVTVIKNGEVTWPAPPIQVSAQPKAKPAVEAVKAEEKPTDPKVKYGIMAVVALLYLWVASVTPTSFLSHFTVFVLACVVGYYVVWNVSHALHTPLMAVTNAISGIIIVGALLQIGQGSFFISLLAFIAILVASINIFGGFKVTQRMLSMFRKG
- the lldD gene encoding FMN-dependent L-lactate dehydrogenase LldD codes for the protein MIISSANDYRKAARRRVPPFMFHYADGGSYAEQTLQRNVSDLANIALRQRVLKDMSELNTEIELFGEKLSMPVALAPVGALGMYARRGEVQAAKAADNKGVPFTLSTVSICPIEEVAPVIKRPMWFQLYVLRDRGFMKDALQRAKAAGCSTLVFTVDMPTPGARYRDMHSGMSGPYKEIRRILQATFHPFWAWDVGIKGKPHTLGNVSHYMGKQIGLDDYIGWLTQNFDPSISWKDLEWIREFWDGPMVIKGILDPDDAKDAVRFGADGIVVSNHGGRQLDGVLSSARALPAIADAVKGDIKILADSGIRNGLDVVRMIALGADACLLGRAFVYALGAAGQAGVENMFDIFHKEMKVAMTLTSNQKISDITADALVDLKSL